One genomic segment of Streptomyces niveus includes these proteins:
- a CDS encoding ADP-ribosylglycohydrolase family protein, whose product MTSSEKAAKRAATGAMTGLALGDALGFPTEFNDVPSILAKFGPWRGIPLMKPAIVSDDTQMTLALGRGLRTAMDQGPLGPLRLTRPVREEFVNWFHDPQNNRAPGRTCMTACQLLDSDRPWQQASRIDSKGCGANMRVAPIGLAPGLGAEQRSGAAQLQSGLTHGHPTALAASDLTAHAVHLLARGTEPTGLVGLLRSYAYENRSRYHHAWLGDLWTHSQDPTPEHFIERGWDDCLEVLERLGQALRAPSPETDPCLATGDGWIAEEAFATGLLCFLLFPEEPVTALRRAACTKGDSDSIACLTGAFAGAHLGAGAWPGEWADRIEYREELLELGALWDA is encoded by the coding sequence ATGACCTCATCGGAGAAGGCCGCCAAAAGAGCCGCCACGGGCGCCATGACCGGGCTCGCGCTCGGCGACGCCCTCGGCTTCCCCACCGAGTTCAACGACGTGCCCTCGATCCTCGCCAAGTTCGGCCCCTGGCGCGGGATACCGCTGATGAAGCCCGCGATCGTCAGCGACGACACGCAGATGACGCTCGCGCTCGGCCGCGGTCTGCGCACGGCCATGGACCAAGGCCCGCTCGGACCGCTGCGCCTCACCCGGCCGGTGCGCGAGGAGTTCGTGAACTGGTTCCACGACCCGCAGAACAACCGGGCCCCCGGCAGAACCTGCATGACGGCCTGTCAGCTCCTCGACAGCGACCGGCCCTGGCAGCAGGCGAGCCGCATCGACTCCAAGGGCTGCGGCGCCAACATGCGCGTCGCGCCCATCGGACTCGCCCCCGGTCTCGGCGCCGAACAGCGCTCCGGCGCCGCCCAGTTGCAGTCCGGACTCACCCACGGCCACCCGACGGCACTGGCCGCGTCCGACCTCACGGCGCACGCGGTGCACCTGCTGGCGCGGGGGACCGAACCGACGGGCCTGGTCGGTCTGCTGCGCTCGTACGCGTACGAGAACCGGTCCCGCTACCACCACGCGTGGCTCGGCGACCTGTGGACCCACAGCCAGGACCCGACACCCGAGCACTTCATCGAGCGGGGCTGGGACGACTGCCTGGAGGTGCTGGAGCGCCTCGGACAGGCCCTGCGCGCACCGTCCCCCGAGACCGACCCGTGCCTGGCCACCGGCGACGGCTGGATCGCCGAAGAGGCGTTCGCCACCGGACTGCTGTGCTTCCTGCTCTTCCCCGAGGAGCCGGTCACGGCGCTGCGCCGGGCCGCCTGCACCAAGGGCGACTCCGACTCGATCGCCTGTCTGACCGGAGCGTTCGCCGGCGCCCACCTCGGCGCCGGTGCCTGGCCCGGGGAGTGGGCGGACCGGATCGAGTACCGCGAGGAGCTGCTGGAACTCGGAGCACTCTGGGACGCTTGA
- a CDS encoding DNA polymerase beta superfamily protein yields the protein MRMDDEHVADGAPFGDPIDETPEIRARRLLRAGLPTTDLAPALAEETDPLLFATVSGAHLYGFPSTDSDVDLRGAHLLPVAELIGLHEPDETRSRMWDSDGVEMDLVSHDLRKFVRMMMRRNGYVLEQLHSPLIVHSTEAHRELLSLAPGVLTGHHAHHYRGFAATQWRLFEKTGELKPLLYTFRALLTGVHLMRSGEVQAHLPTLIAEVSAPGYLPELIEAKAEAEHGAATGLAPARLQSDVDALREVLADARDRTRLPDSPAGYDALHDLVVRTRLER from the coding sequence ATGCGTATGGATGACGAACACGTGGCGGACGGCGCGCCCTTCGGCGACCCGATCGACGAAACCCCGGAGATACGCGCGCGGCGCCTGCTCAGGGCCGGGCTGCCGACGACCGACCTCGCCCCGGCCCTCGCCGAGGAGACGGATCCGCTGCTGTTCGCCACCGTCTCCGGCGCCCACCTCTACGGCTTCCCCTCCACCGACTCGGACGTCGACCTGCGCGGCGCCCATCTGCTGCCGGTGGCCGAACTCATAGGACTGCACGAGCCGGACGAGACCCGGTCGCGGATGTGGGACAGCGACGGTGTGGAGATGGACCTCGTCAGCCACGACCTGCGGAAGTTCGTCCGCATGATGATGCGCCGCAACGGCTACGTACTGGAACAGCTCCACTCGCCGCTGATCGTCCACTCGACCGAGGCGCACCGCGAACTGCTGTCGCTCGCGCCCGGCGTGCTGACCGGCCACCACGCCCACCACTACCGGGGATTCGCCGCCACCCAGTGGCGGCTCTTCGAGAAGACCGGCGAACTCAAGCCGCTGCTCTACACGTTCCGCGCGCTGCTCACCGGCGTCCATCTGATGCGCAGCGGCGAGGTGCAGGCCCATCTGCCCACCCTGATCGCCGAGGTGAGCGCGCCCGGCTACCTGCCGGAGCTGATCGAGGCCAAGGCCGAGGCCGAACACGGCGCGGCGACCGGCCTCGCCCCGGCCCGGCTCCAGAGCGACGTCGACGCGCTCCGCGAGGTCCTGGCGGACGCCAGGGACCGGACCCGGCTACCCGACTCCCCGGCCGGTTACGACGCCCTCCACGACCTCGTCGTCCGCACCCGCCTGGAACGCTGA
- a CDS encoding DNA polymerase beta superfamily protein, which translates to MRPEDLVRDPTVYVRDHTVYACVMGSRAFGLATEGSDTDRRGVFLAPTPLYWRFEKPPTHVDGPADEQFSWELERFCLLALRSNPNVLECLHSPLVEHVDDTGRELLSLREAFLSRQAHETFVRYAIGQRRKLEADVRQHGEPRWKHAMHLLRLLGCCRDLLRTGRLVIDAGEEREPLLAVKRGEVPWPEVERRMNRLGEEADAALAGSALPAEPDRARVEDFVIRARRASAFQAGADDEVVEGVVTGRGVG; encoded by the coding sequence ATGAGACCCGAGGACCTGGTACGTGACCCCACCGTCTACGTACGTGACCACACCGTCTACGCGTGCGTCATGGGCTCCCGCGCCTTCGGGCTGGCCACCGAGGGCAGTGACACCGACCGCCGGGGCGTGTTCCTGGCGCCGACGCCGCTGTACTGGCGCTTCGAGAAGCCCCCGACGCATGTCGACGGTCCGGCCGATGAGCAGTTCTCCTGGGAGCTGGAGCGGTTCTGTCTGCTTGCCCTGCGCAGCAACCCCAATGTGCTCGAATGTCTGCACTCGCCGCTGGTCGAGCACGTGGACGACACGGGCCGTGAACTCCTCTCCCTGCGCGAGGCGTTCCTCTCCCGGCAGGCGCACGAGACCTTCGTCCGCTACGCGATCGGCCAGCGCAGGAAGCTGGAGGCGGACGTCCGGCAGCACGGCGAGCCCCGCTGGAAGCACGCCATGCATCTGCTGCGGCTGCTCGGCTGCTGCCGCGACCTGCTGCGTACGGGGCGGCTGGTCATCGACGCGGGCGAGGAGCGGGAGCCGCTTCTGGCGGTCAAGCGCGGCGAGGTCCCGTGGCCCGAGGTGGAGCGGCGGATGAACCGCCTCGGTGAGGAGGCCGACGCGGCGCTCGCCGGCTCCGCGCTGCCCGCCGAGCCCGACCGGGCGCGGGTCGAGGACTTCGTGATCCGCGCGAGGCGGGCGTCAGCGTTCCAGGCGGGTGCGGACGACGAGGTCGTGGAGGGCGTCGTAACCGGCCGGGGAGTCGGGTAG
- the aroH gene encoding chorismate mutase translates to MPVRAVRGAVQLERDEPGHMDEQVALLLSAILERNGLGADDLISIWFTATPDLHSDFPAAAARGIGITDVPLICAQELDITGAMPRVVRILAHIESELPRSEIAHVYLGAAAALRKDIAQ, encoded by the coding sequence GTGCCGGTACGAGCTGTCCGAGGGGCCGTCCAGCTGGAGCGGGACGAGCCGGGACACATGGACGAGCAGGTCGCCCTGCTGCTCTCCGCCATCCTGGAGCGCAACGGCCTCGGGGCGGACGACCTGATCAGCATCTGGTTCACCGCCACCCCCGATCTGCACAGCGACTTCCCGGCCGCGGCAGCGCGTGGCATCGGTATCACCGACGTCCCGCTGATATGCGCGCAGGAGCTGGACATAACGGGCGCGATGCCCCGCGTGGTCCGAATCCTCGCCCACATCGAGTCCGAACTCCCCCGGTCCGAGATCGCGCACGTCTACCTCGGCGCCGCGGCCGCCCTCCGCAAGGACATCGCCCAGTGA
- a CDS encoding prephenate dehydrogenase — MRTALVIGTGLIGTSAALTLAGRGVAVHLVDHDPARARTAAALGAGTEEPQEGPVDLAIIAVPPAHTATAVAAAMRADSARGYLDVASVKGGPRRELEALGLDLSTYIGTHPMAGKESSGPLAASADLFEGRPWVLTPTPATDTEVLNLALELVALCRAVPVVMDADAHDRAVALVSHTPQLISSMVAARLEEADETAVRLCGQGIRDVTRIAASDPRMWVEILSANPGPVADVLAGVAADLGETVEALRALQSADESERRDGTEGIEDVLRRGNAGRVRVPGKHGAAPASYETVAVLISDRPGELARIFADAGSAGVNVEDVRIEHATGQEAGLVQLMVDPSSAPVLSAALRDRGWSIRW, encoded by the coding sequence GTGAGAACCGCCCTCGTCATCGGAACCGGCCTGATCGGCACCTCGGCCGCCCTGACCCTCGCCGGACGCGGTGTCGCCGTCCACCTCGTGGACCACGACCCCGCCCGGGCGCGGACGGCGGCGGCGCTCGGCGCCGGCACCGAGGAGCCCCAGGAGGGCCCCGTCGACCTCGCGATCATTGCCGTACCGCCCGCCCACACCGCCACGGCCGTCGCCGCCGCGATGCGCGCCGACAGCGCCCGCGGCTACCTGGACGTCGCCAGCGTCAAGGGCGGCCCCCGGCGCGAGCTGGAGGCACTGGGCCTCGACCTGAGCACGTACATCGGTACGCATCCGATGGCAGGCAAGGAGAGCTCGGGCCCCCTCGCGGCGAGCGCCGACCTCTTCGAGGGCCGTCCCTGGGTGCTGACCCCGACGCCCGCCACCGACACCGAGGTGCTGAATCTCGCCCTCGAACTCGTCGCGCTCTGCCGCGCGGTGCCGGTGGTCATGGATGCCGACGCCCACGACCGGGCCGTCGCCCTCGTCTCCCACACACCCCAGCTGATCTCCTCGATGGTCGCCGCTCGGCTGGAGGAGGCCGACGAGACCGCCGTACGCCTCTGCGGCCAGGGCATCCGCGACGTGACCCGCATCGCGGCATCCGATCCCCGCATGTGGGTCGAGATCCTCAGCGCGAACCCGGGGCCGGTCGCCGACGTCCTCGCGGGCGTGGCCGCCGACCTCGGCGAGACCGTCGAGGCGCTGCGCGCGCTCCAGTCCGCCGACGAGAGCGAGCGGCGCGACGGCACCGAGGGCATCGAGGACGTCCTGCGGCGCGGCAACGCGGGCCGGGTGCGGGTGCCGGGCAAGCACGGCGCGGCCCCGGCGTCGTACGAGACGGTGGCCGTCCTGATCAGCGACCGGCCGGGCGAGCTGGCCCGTATCTTCGCGGACGCCGGGAGCGCCGGGGTCAACGTCGAGGACGTGCGGATCGAGCACGCGACCGGGCAGGAGGCGGGTCTGGTGCAGCTGATGGTCGATCCCTCGTCGGCTCCGGTCCTGAGCGCGGCACTGCGCGATCGCGGCTGGTCGATCCGCTGGTGA
- the cmk gene encoding (d)CMP kinase: MSAPVETAATAARTAPAAVIVAIDGPAGTGKSSTSRSVATQLGLSYLDTGAQYRAITWWMISNGIDVQDSAAVATAADKPVIVSGTDASNPTITVDGVDASGPIRTQEVTARVSAVSAVPEVRTVITELQRSIAAGAGNGIVVEGRDIGTTVLPDADLKVFLTASPEARAARRSGELKGKEATDLAATREALIKRDAIDSGRKTSPLAKAADAVEVDTTDLTLQQVIECVVTLVEEKRAAR, translated from the coding sequence GTGTCCGCCCCCGTGGAAACCGCTGCAACCGCCGCCAGGACTGCCCCGGCCGCCGTGATCGTCGCCATCGACGGGCCCGCGGGCACCGGCAAGTCGAGCACGTCCCGGTCCGTGGCCACCCAGCTCGGCCTGAGCTACCTGGACACCGGCGCGCAGTACCGGGCGATCACCTGGTGGATGATCAGCAACGGTATCGACGTCCAGGACTCCGCCGCCGTCGCCACCGCCGCCGACAAGCCGGTGATCGTCTCCGGCACCGACGCGTCGAACCCGACGATCACCGTCGACGGCGTGGACGCCTCCGGCCCCATCCGCACCCAGGAGGTCACGGCCAGGGTCAGCGCGGTCAGCGCCGTCCCCGAAGTACGGACCGTCATCACCGAACTCCAGCGCTCCATCGCCGCCGGCGCCGGGAACGGCATCGTCGTCGAGGGCCGCGACATCGGCACGACCGTGCTGCCCGACGCCGATCTGAAGGTCTTCCTCACCGCCTCGCCCGAGGCGCGCGCCGCGCGCCGCAGCGGCGAACTGAAGGGCAAGGAGGCGACGGACCTCGCCGCCACCAGGGAAGCGCTGATCAAGCGGGACGCGATCGACTCCGGCCGCAAGACGTCCCCGCTGGCCAAGGCGGCCGACGCGGTCGAGGTGGACACCACCGACCTCACGCTCCAGCAGGTCATCGAGTGCGTCGTCACCCTTGTCGAGGAGAAGCGGGCGGCCCGGTGA
- a CDS encoding lysophospholipid acyltransferase family protein: MYGLWKPRVLGAWRVPATGPVILAVNHSHNIDGPMLMGTAPRPVHFLIKKEAFIGPLDPFLLSIGQLKVDRETTDRAAVTDALGVLQGGGVLGIFPEGSRGEGDFASLRSGLAYFAVRTGAPIVPVAVLGSTDRRGRLISALPPLRSRVDVVFGDAFDAGDGSGRRTRRAMDDATLRIQKRLTAHLDNARRLTGRRAGLE, from the coding sequence ATGTACGGCCTGTGGAAGCCGCGGGTGCTCGGCGCCTGGCGGGTCCCCGCGACCGGCCCGGTGATCCTCGCCGTCAACCACTCGCACAACATCGACGGCCCGATGCTGATGGGCACCGCGCCCCGGCCCGTGCACTTCCTGATCAAAAAAGAAGCATTCATCGGTCCGCTCGACCCGTTCCTGCTGTCCATCGGACAGCTGAAGGTGGACCGTGAGACCACCGACCGCGCCGCCGTCACCGACGCGCTCGGAGTGCTCCAGGGCGGCGGCGTCCTCGGGATCTTCCCCGAGGGCAGCAGGGGCGAGGGCGACTTCGCCTCACTGCGGTCCGGGCTCGCGTACTTCGCCGTACGGACCGGGGCGCCGATCGTCCCGGTGGCGGTGCTGGGGAGCACGGACCGCCGCGGACGGCTGATATCCGCGCTGCCACCGCTGCGCAGCCGTGTCGACGTCGTCTTCGGGGACGCGTTCGACGCGGGGGACGGCAGCGGCAGACGCACGCGGCGGGCGATGGACGACGCCACGCTGCGGATCCAGAAGCGGCTGACCGCCCATCTGGACAACGCCAGACGCCTCACCGGGCGCCGGGCAGGACTTGAGTAG
- the der gene encoding ribosome biogenesis GTPase Der — protein MNDQIDSSSGDEHGELGDAEYSEFMELATHEGFDPEEIEGAIDEAGHGPLPVLAVVGRPNVGKSTLVNRIIGRREAVVQDKPGVTRDRVTYEAEWAGRRFKVVDTGGWEQDVLGLDAAVAAQAEYAIETADAVVFVVDSTVGATDTDEAVVKLLRRAGKPVVLCANKVDGQSGEADATALWSLGLGEPHPVSSLHGRGTGDMLDAVLEALPEAPEQTFGTAIGGPRRIALIGRPNVGKSSLLNKVAGEERVVVNEIAGTTRDPVDELIELGGTVWKFVDTAGIRRRVHLQEGADYYASLRTAAAVEKAEVAVVLIDTSESISVQDQRIITMAVDAGRALVVAFNKWDTLDEERRYYLEREIETELAQIAWAPRVNVSARTGRHMERLVPAIETALQGWETRVPTGRLNAFLGELVAGHPHPIRGGKQPRILFGTQAGTRPPRFVLFASGFIEAGYRRFVERRLREEFGFEGTPIHISVRVREKRGRKK, from the coding sequence ATGAACGACCAGATCGACTCCTCCTCCGGCGACGAGCACGGAGAGCTCGGCGACGCCGAGTACTCGGAGTTCATGGAGCTCGCCACCCACGAAGGATTCGACCCCGAGGAGATCGAGGGCGCGATCGACGAGGCCGGTCACGGCCCGCTGCCCGTCCTCGCGGTCGTCGGCCGCCCCAATGTCGGCAAGTCGACCCTCGTGAACCGCATCATCGGCCGCCGTGAGGCCGTCGTCCAGGACAAGCCCGGCGTCACGCGCGACCGCGTCACCTACGAGGCCGAATGGGCCGGGCGCCGCTTCAAGGTCGTCGACACCGGCGGCTGGGAGCAGGATGTCCTCGGTCTCGACGCGGCCGTCGCCGCCCAGGCCGAGTACGCGATCGAGACGGCCGACGCGGTCGTCTTCGTCGTGGACTCCACGGTCGGCGCCACCGACACCGACGAGGCCGTCGTCAAGCTGCTGCGCCGCGCGGGCAAGCCCGTCGTGCTGTGCGCCAACAAGGTCGACGGCCAGAGCGGCGAGGCCGACGCGACGGCGCTGTGGTCGCTGGGTCTCGGCGAACCGCACCCCGTGTCCTCGCTGCACGGCCGCGGTACGGGCGACATGCTCGACGCCGTCCTGGAAGCGCTGCCCGAGGCACCGGAGCAGACCTTCGGCACGGCCATCGGCGGCCCGCGCCGGATCGCGCTGATCGGCCGCCCGAACGTCGGCAAGTCCTCGCTGCTGAACAAGGTCGCGGGCGAGGAGCGCGTCGTCGTCAACGAGATCGCGGGCACCACCCGTGACCCGGTCGACGAGCTGATCGAACTCGGCGGCACGGTCTGGAAGTTCGTGGACACCGCCGGCATCCGGCGCCGCGTCCATCTCCAGGAGGGCGCCGACTACTACGCCTCGCTCCGTACGGCCGCGGCCGTGGAGAAGGCCGAGGTCGCCGTCGTCCTGATCGACACCAGCGAGTCCATCAGCGTCCAGGACCAGCGCATCATCACGATGGCCGTCGACGCGGGCCGGGCCCTCGTCGTCGCGTTCAACAAGTGGGACACCCTCGACGAGGAGCGCCGCTACTACCTGGAACGCGAGATCGAGACGGAGCTGGCGCAGATCGCGTGGGCGCCCCGCGTCAACGTCTCCGCGCGCACCGGACGCCACATGGAGCGCCTGGTCCCGGCGATCGAGACGGCTCTGCAAGGCTGGGAGACCCGCGTGCCGACCGGCAGGCTCAACGCCTTCCTCGGCGAACTCGTCGCCGGGCACCCGCACCCGATCCGCGGCGGCAAGCAGCCGCGCATCCTGTTCGGTACGCAGGCGGGCACCCGGCCGCCCCGGTTCGTCCTATTCGCGTCCGGCTTCATCGAGGCGGGCTACCGGCGGTTCGTGGAGCGCAGGCTCCGCGAGGAGTTCGGCTTCGAGGGCACGCCGATCCACATCTCGGTGCGGGTGCGGGAGAAGCGCGGCCGCAAGAAGTGA
- a CDS encoding glycosyltransferase family 4 protein, giving the protein MHISFLLHNAFGVGGTIRTTFNLARALAERHDVEIVSVFRHRDEPTLGAPEGVLLRHLVDLRRNSGGYDGGHPDIGRPAAVFPRGDGRHKQYSRLTDTRIAEHLRSLTADVVVGTRPGLNCHIARQTRRGPARVGQEHLTLDSHSHRLRREIAHRYMLLDAVTTVTEADALAYRSRLRLPGVRIDAVPNSVPAPAVAPADSTGRCVVAAGRLTPVKRYDLLIRAFSKVVAARPDWRLRIYGAGDATGDERAALRALIDERELYNHVHLMGTANPLEPEWVKGSIAAVTSSLESFGMTIVEAMRCGVPVVSTDCPHGPGEIIEDGVDGRLVPVGDVDAIADGLLALIEDDELRRRTGLAAIESSARFDPARIAERHEELFAALVARGHRQSGPREAVLGTVRRGRVLLAGGTWTVRELAAAVRRGRAG; this is encoded by the coding sequence ATGCACATCTCTTTTCTGCTCCACAACGCGTTCGGGGTCGGCGGAACGATCCGGACCACGTTCAATCTCGCGCGGGCGCTCGCCGAGCGGCACGACGTCGAGATCGTCTCGGTCTTCCGCCACCGCGACGAACCCACGCTCGGCGCCCCCGAGGGCGTCCTGCTCCGCCATCTCGTCGATCTGCGCCGGAACAGCGGCGGTTACGACGGCGGACACCCCGACATCGGCCGCCCGGCCGCGGTCTTCCCACGCGGCGACGGGCGGCACAAGCAGTACAGCCGCCTCACCGACACCCGTATCGCCGAGCACCTGCGGTCGCTGACCGCCGACGTCGTCGTCGGCACCCGCCCCGGCCTAAACTGCCACATCGCCCGGCAGACCCGGCGCGGCCCGGCCCGGGTGGGCCAGGAACATCTGACCCTGGACAGCCACAGCCACCGGCTGCGCCGGGAGATCGCCCACCGGTACATGCTGCTCGACGCCGTCACCACCGTCACCGAGGCCGACGCGCTGGCCTACCGCTCCCGGCTGCGGCTGCCCGGCGTACGGATCGACGCGGTCCCCAACAGCGTGCCCGCGCCCGCCGTCGCCCCCGCCGACTCCACCGGCAGATGCGTCGTGGCTGCGGGCAGGCTCACCCCGGTCAAGCGGTACGACCTGCTGATCAGGGCCTTCTCCAAGGTGGTGGCCGCCCGGCCCGACTGGCGCCTGCGGATCTACGGCGCGGGCGACGCGACCGGCGACGAACGGGCCGCGCTGCGCGCCCTGATCGACGAGCGCGAGCTGTACAACCACGTCCATCTGATGGGCACGGCCAACCCGTTGGAGCCCGAGTGGGTCAAGGGCTCGATCGCCGCCGTCACCTCGAGCCTCGAATCCTTCGGGATGACCATCGTCGAGGCGATGCGCTGCGGCGTGCCCGTCGTCTCCACCGACTGCCCGCACGGGCCCGGCGAGATCATCGAGGACGGGGTCGACGGCCGGCTGGTGCCGGTCGGGGACGTGGACGCCATCGCCGACGGGCTCCTCGCGCTGATCGAGGACGACGAGCTGCGGCGGCGTACGGGGCTGGCGGCCATCGAGTCGTCCGCCCGGTTCGACCCGGCGCGGATCGCCGAACGCCACGAGGAGCTGTTCGCCGCCCTGGTCGCCCGCGGACACCGGCAGTCGGGCCCGCGCGAGGCGGTCCTGGGCACCGTACGGCGCGGCCGCGTCCTCCTCGCCGGAGGGACGTGGACGGTGCGCGAACTGGCGGCGGCGGTCCGCAGAGGGAGAGCCGGGTGA
- a CDS encoding helix-turn-helix transcriptional regulator: MLETSARLLRLLSLLQAHREWSGPDLAERLGVTPRTVRRDVDKLRELGYPVNASPGTGGGYQLGAGAELPPLLLDDEEAVAVAVGLRTAAGNGVDGIGETSVRALAKLEQVLPSRLRRRIGALNAFTVPMLRGPGPTVDASVLTELANLCRDGERLRFDYLDHGGSASRRTVEPHRLVCTERRWYLVAWDLDRADWRTFRADRITPRPPHGPRFPPREPPAEDLAAYVSEGVSTRVYATSAVIRLHASAARAAQLVSPSAGVLEPVDEHSCLLRTGAGGLDVMVVHVMLLGIDFEVVEPVELTEHMRTARDRLSRALGEVP, translated from the coding sequence ATGCTGGAGACCTCGGCCCGACTGCTCCGCCTGCTCTCCCTGTTGCAGGCCCACCGCGAATGGTCCGGCCCGGATCTGGCCGAACGCCTCGGGGTGACGCCGCGCACCGTACGGCGCGACGTCGACAAGCTCCGTGAGCTGGGCTACCCGGTGAACGCCAGTCCCGGCACCGGCGGCGGCTACCAGCTCGGCGCCGGGGCCGAGCTGCCGCCGCTCCTGCTGGACGACGAGGAGGCCGTCGCCGTGGCCGTCGGGCTGCGTACGGCGGCGGGCAACGGTGTGGACGGCATCGGCGAGACGTCCGTCCGCGCGCTCGCCAAGCTGGAGCAGGTCCTGCCGAGCCGGCTGCGCCGCCGGATCGGCGCGCTCAACGCCTTCACCGTCCCCATGCTGCGCGGCCCCGGCCCGACGGTGGACGCGAGCGTCCTCACCGAGCTGGCGAACCTCTGCCGGGACGGCGAGCGGCTGCGCTTCGACTATCTGGACCACGGCGGCTCTGCCAGCCGGCGCACCGTGGAGCCGCACCGGCTGGTGTGCACCGAGCGCCGCTGGTACCTGGTCGCCTGGGACCTGGACCGCGCCGACTGGCGTACGTTCCGGGCCGACCGCATCACCCCCAGGCCCCCGCACGGCCCGCGCTTCCCGCCGCGCGAACCGCCCGCGGAGGATCTGGCCGCCTATGTCTCCGAGGGCGTCTCCACCCGCGTCTACGCCACGTCCGCGGTGATCAGGCTCCACGCGTCGGCGGCGCGGGCCGCGCAGCTGGTGTCACCGTCCGCCGGTGTGCTGGAGCCGGTGGACGAGCACAGCTGTCTGCTGCGTACCGGGGCGGGCGGTCTCGACGTGATGGTGGTCCACGTGATGCTCCTCGGTATCGACTTCGAGGTGGTCGAGCCGGTGGAGCTGACCGAGCACATGAGGACGGCGCGGGACCGCCTTTCCCGGGCGCTGGGAGAGGTTCCGTAA
- a CDS encoding I78 family peptidase inhibitor, whose protein sequence is MASIPTPPAQPDDAPDSYVGLAAPEAERIARERGWTTVRALPPGAIITLEYLQGRLNFEVENDTVIRCWLG, encoded by the coding sequence ATGGCATCGATACCGACACCTCCGGCACAGCCCGACGACGCACCCGACTCCTATGTGGGCCTGGCCGCCCCCGAGGCCGAGCGGATCGCCCGTGAGCGCGGGTGGACCACCGTCAGGGCGCTGCCGCCGGGCGCCATCATCACCTTGGAATACCTCCAGGGGCGGCTGAACTTCGAGGTCGAGAACGACACCGTCATCCGCTGCTGGCTGGGTTGA
- a CDS encoding phosphatase PAP2 family protein yields the protein MRTDIFARLDREPEPPKIEIPRMSRTRATLFGGTLAFYLATVVAVLASSWLVTLDWKIMLFRPYQQWQQLHAFLDYFVVLGQRGPTAVMIAAWLGWRSWRQHTLRPLLVLGASLLLLNVTVGAVKLGLGRLGPHYATQIGSAELFAGGDIFPSGHTANAVVTWGILAYLATTPRARRYLSIGSSVVALGVGATTVYLGTHWLSDVLLGWVAGLLILLALPWFEPTIGRTEAAVFALRERWRASRGTVSEPVPADGPWPVIVPQLPAQEDEDAGRSKVATAHSGRGAAGRNSTAQLTQPRPHATTRSERTPITPAGSRRPPRSRPMTGG from the coding sequence GTGCGTACCGACATCTTCGCCCGACTGGACCGGGAGCCGGAGCCGCCGAAGATAGAGATCCCGCGGATGAGCCGTACCCGCGCGACCCTCTTCGGCGGGACTTTGGCGTTCTATCTCGCCACCGTGGTCGCCGTTCTCGCCTCGTCGTGGCTGGTGACACTCGACTGGAAGATCATGCTGTTCCGGCCGTACCAGCAGTGGCAGCAACTGCACGCGTTCCTCGACTACTTCGTGGTGCTCGGTCAGCGCGGCCCCACGGCCGTGATGATCGCCGCCTGGCTGGGCTGGCGGTCCTGGCGTCAGCACACGCTGCGTCCGCTGCTGGTTCTCGGAGCCTCGCTGCTGCTGCTGAACGTGACCGTGGGGGCGGTGAAGCTCGGCCTCGGCCGGCTCGGCCCGCACTACGCGACACAGATCGGATCGGCCGAACTCTTCGCGGGCGGCGACATATTCCCCTCCGGCCACACCGCGAACGCCGTGGTGACATGGGGAATCCTGGCCTATCTGGCGACCACGCCGCGGGCCAGGCGCTATCTGTCGATCGGCTCGTCCGTGGTCGCCCTCGGCGTCGGCGCGACGACCGTCTACCTGGGCACGCACTGGCTGAGCGACGTCCTGCTCGGCTGGGTCGCCGGTCTGCTGATCCTGCTCGCCCTGCCGTGGTTCGAGCCGACCATCGGCCGCACCGAGGCGGCGGTCTTCGCCCTGCGTGAGCGGTGGCGCGCGAGCCGCGGGACGGTCTCCGAGCCGGTACCGGCGGACGGGCCCTGGCCCGTGATAGTCCCTCAGCTCCCGGCGCAGGAGGACGAGGACGCCGGCCGTTCGAAGGTCGCCACGGCCCACTCGGGACGCGGCGCGGCCGGACGCAACTCCACCGCGCAGCTCACCCAGCCCCGGCCGCACGCCACAACGCGCTCCGAGCGGACCCCGATCACCCCGGCGGGCAGCCGCCGTCCGCCGCGCTCACGGCCGATGACGGGCGGCTGA